The Carnobacterium divergens genome includes a window with the following:
- a CDS encoding 5'-nucleotidase C-terminal domain-containing protein, with protein MKKASLLFSKVVLLGLVVTSLGSFSAIVSADETGGTDTGAVAQAPTATLPIQLLGINDFHGALSTTGTAYINGTPFRNAGKAALLATYLDQAEETFKETNATGSTIRVQAGDMVGASPANSGLLQDEPTIKVLNRMNFQVGTLGNHEFDEGLAEYNRILTGTAPLPGQFNQITQNYQREASKTDIVIANMTDKETGAIPFDWKPYTTKLISQNGQSVEVGFIGIVTTEIPNLVLKKHYEQYNFLDEAETVAKYSKELRDKGVNAIVVLAHVPATSTDDVAVGDAATLINKVNAIDPENSVDALFAGHNHQFTNGLANNTRIVQSTSQGKAFINMTGELDPVTKDFVKTPDAVVTPVLANDVNGTPVVPDSAVSQIIEEADNLVTQVTNEKVGTATEAGTMSREVNAANESPVGNLVTDAQRIVANLDGNHVDFAMTNNGGIRADLLVQDDKTITWGAAQNVQPFGNILQIVEMSGTQIENVLNEQYDEDGKYFLQLSGLRYTYTETDDPTVPYKVHQIVKENGEPLDPNGTYRVVINDFLFGGGDGFKTFTGAKLIGAIDSDTDTFINYFKAQEAAGKTISAAVDGRKTYRSQADIAAENEKNALAAIHAATVLTDIKEKDTQHTGKTLPNATISVQVKEAVQTRSLNPATAIADANGDFTVDISSLDVKKDQVLVVTVTDQNGYSVPFEKTVLAMDVVTPKPDENGGTPPVTPEKPGKTDEDKPVTTDKTSSKKDEKDFPQTGENVQLIGAIVGAGLLGGGIVLVLRKKKIV; from the coding sequence ATGAAAAAAGCAAGTCTTCTTTTTAGTAAGGTTGTATTGTTAGGTTTAGTTGTAACAAGTTTGGGGAGTTTTTCAGCAATTGTTTCTGCTGATGAAACAGGAGGAACCGACACGGGCGCAGTAGCACAAGCCCCCACTGCCACTCTTCCAATTCAATTGTTAGGCATTAATGATTTTCACGGTGCATTAAGTACGACAGGAACCGCCTATATTAATGGAACACCATTTAGAAATGCAGGAAAAGCTGCTTTGCTTGCGACTTATTTAGACCAAGCAGAAGAGACCTTTAAAGAAACAAATGCAACAGGATCGACGATTCGAGTACAAGCCGGTGATATGGTTGGAGCTAGCCCGGCAAATTCAGGCTTATTACAAGATGAGCCTACCATCAAAGTCTTAAACCGCATGAATTTTCAAGTTGGAACATTAGGAAATCATGAATTTGATGAAGGTTTGGCTGAATACAATCGAATTTTAACTGGAACGGCTCCATTACCGGGTCAGTTCAATCAGATTACACAAAATTATCAACGTGAAGCTTCAAAAACAGATATTGTGATTGCAAATATGACGGATAAAGAAACTGGCGCCATTCCTTTTGATTGGAAACCTTATACAACGAAGCTAATTTCCCAAAATGGACAGTCCGTTGAAGTTGGCTTTATCGGAATCGTTACTACAGAAATCCCTAATTTAGTGTTGAAGAAGCACTATGAACAATATAATTTTTTAGATGAAGCTGAAACCGTTGCAAAATATTCAAAAGAGCTAAGAGATAAAGGTGTTAACGCAATTGTTGTGTTAGCTCATGTACCCGCAACGAGTACCGATGATGTGGCTGTTGGCGACGCTGCGACATTAATTAACAAGGTCAACGCCATTGATCCTGAAAATAGTGTAGATGCTCTTTTTGCAGGACACAATCACCAATTTACAAACGGATTGGCGAACAACACACGCATTGTCCAAAGTACCTCACAAGGAAAAGCCTTCATTAATATGACAGGCGAACTAGATCCTGTGACGAAAGATTTTGTTAAAACTCCTGACGCTGTTGTGACTCCTGTCTTGGCAAATGACGTAAACGGTACTCCGGTAGTTCCTGATTCTGCTGTCAGCCAAATTATTGAAGAAGCGGATAACTTGGTTACTCAAGTTACAAATGAAAAAGTTGGGACTGCGACTGAAGCTGGCACAATGTCTCGTGAAGTCAACGCTGCAAATGAATCGCCAGTAGGCAATTTGGTCACTGATGCGCAACGCATTGTGGCAAATTTAGATGGCAATCATGTTGATTTCGCCATGACAAATAACGGTGGAATTCGAGCAGATTTACTAGTCCAAGATGACAAAACCATTACTTGGGGCGCCGCACAAAATGTTCAACCCTTTGGCAATATTTTGCAAATCGTGGAAATGTCCGGTACTCAAATTGAAAATGTCTTAAATGAACAATACGATGAAGATGGAAAGTATTTCTTACAGTTATCAGGCTTACGTTATACCTATACGGAAACGGATGATCCTACTGTCCCTTACAAAGTGCATCAAATAGTTAAAGAAAATGGCGAACCTCTTGATCCTAATGGAACGTATCGTGTCGTAATTAACGATTTCTTATTTGGTGGCGGGGATGGCTTTAAAACTTTTACTGGCGCTAAATTAATCGGTGCAATTGATTCTGATACAGATACCTTTATTAACTATTTCAAAGCGCAAGAAGCTGCTGGAAAAACTATTTCAGCTGCCGTTGATGGACGTAAAACGTATCGTTCTCAAGCGGACATCGCTGCTGAAAATGAAAAAAATGCACTTGCAGCAATTCATGCAGCGACTGTTTTAACCGATATTAAAGAAAAAGATACGCAACATACAGGTAAAACTCTTCCAAATGCAACGATAAGCGTTCAAGTAAAAGAGGCGGTTCAAACACGTAGTTTAAATCCCGCAACAGCGATTGCCGATGCAAATGGTGATTTCACTGTTGATATCTCTTCGTTAGACGTGAAAAAAGATCAAGTTTTAGTAGTAACGGTAACCGATCAAAATGGATACAGCGTTCCCTTTGAAAAGACCGTTTTAGCAATGGATGTTGTGACACCAAAACCTGATGAAAATGGAGGCACGCCTCCCGTAACTCCAGAAAAACCTGGAAAGACAGATGAGGATAAACCTGTAACAACCGATAAGACTTCCTCTAAAAAAGATGAAAAGGACTTCCCTCAAACAGGAGAGAACGTCCAATTGATTGGCGCTATTGTTGGTGCTGGTTTGCTTGGCGGAGGAATTGTGTTGGTTTTAAGAAAGAAAAAAATCGTATAA
- the treC gene encoding alpha,alpha-phosphotrehalase: protein MSNFHEKVIYQIYPKSFKDSNGDGVGDLRGVIEKIPYLSDLGVDMIWLNPFFCSPQNDNGYDISNYLAIDPLFGTMADFEELVRETQKLGIEIMLDMVLNHTSVEHEWFQKALAGDKKYLDYYYIREPKADGSLPTNWESKFGGPSWTPFGETGKYFLNLYDRTQADLNWHNPAVREELFAVVNFWLEKGVKGFRFDVMNVIGKPLELVDDLTGNGKSLYTDQPIVHEYLMELNKASFGKEEDSVTVGEMSSTTIDNCVMYSNPDRNELSMAFSFHHLKVDYLDGEKWSLMPFDFMELKTILNDWQEGMSEGNGWNALFWNNHDQPRALSRFGDSVHYRFETATMLAQTIHLLRGTPYIYQGEEIGMLNPDFADIKDYVDIETHNAYAELQKKGVSEAEIMAIIQEKSRDTSRTPMQWDETENAGFSTGKPWLKVADNYSLINVKKEREEGQIFNYYQSLIQLRKEMKVISEGAYRSLLMDHPSVYGYVRELDSEQVLVLNNFYGESTSVDIPMEFSNQESRYLIGNGKKRKLTSKIHLEPYETIAFYIEK, encoded by the coding sequence ATGAGTAATTTTCATGAAAAAGTAATTTATCAAATTTATCCAAAATCGTTTAAAGATTCAAATGGAGATGGCGTCGGAGATCTAAGGGGAGTGATTGAAAAAATTCCTTATTTATCTGATTTAGGAGTGGATATGATCTGGTTAAATCCATTCTTTTGTTCACCGCAAAATGACAATGGCTATGATATTTCAAACTATCTGGCGATTGATCCTTTATTTGGAACAATGGCTGATTTTGAAGAACTCGTTAGAGAAACGCAAAAATTAGGGATTGAAATTATGCTAGATATGGTTTTAAATCATACTTCGGTTGAACACGAGTGGTTCCAGAAGGCGTTAGCGGGAGATAAAAAGTATCTGGATTACTATTATATTCGTGAACCTAAAGCCGATGGAAGCTTGCCAACAAATTGGGAGTCAAAATTTGGCGGACCGAGCTGGACTCCTTTTGGTGAGACAGGAAAGTACTTCTTGAATTTATACGATCGAACACAGGCTGATTTAAATTGGCACAATCCGGCAGTTCGTGAAGAACTGTTTGCTGTAGTGAATTTTTGGCTTGAAAAAGGCGTGAAAGGCTTCCGTTTTGACGTAATGAACGTGATTGGCAAACCGTTAGAACTAGTTGATGATTTGACAGGAAATGGCAAATCACTGTATACAGATCAGCCAATTGTTCACGAGTATTTAATGGAGCTAAATAAGGCCAGCTTTGGTAAAGAAGAGGATAGCGTAACTGTTGGTGAAATGTCTTCGACAACGATTGACAATTGTGTGATGTACTCAAATCCAGATAGAAATGAATTGTCGATGGCCTTTAGCTTTCACCATTTAAAAGTAGATTATTTAGATGGTGAAAAGTGGTCCTTAATGCCTTTTGATTTTATGGAATTGAAAACCATTTTGAATGATTGGCAAGAAGGAATGTCAGAGGGAAATGGCTGGAATGCGTTGTTTTGGAACAATCACGATCAACCAAGAGCCTTGAGTCGTTTTGGTGATTCTGTTCATTATCGTTTTGAAACAGCTACAATGCTAGCTCAAACCATTCATTTGTTACGCGGGACTCCTTATATTTACCAAGGGGAAGAAATCGGAATGTTGAATCCCGATTTTGCAGATATTAAGGACTATGTTGATATTGAAACCCATAATGCATATGCAGAATTACAGAAAAAAGGCGTATCTGAAGCTGAAATTATGGCCATTATCCAAGAGAAATCTAGAGATACAAGTCGTACGCCAATGCAATGGGATGAAACAGAAAATGCAGGATTTAGTACGGGGAAACCTTGGTTAAAAGTAGCAGATAATTATTCACTGATTAATGTGAAAAAAGAACGCGAAGAGGGCCAAATTTTCAATTATTATCAAAGCTTGATTCAATTGCGCAAAGAGATGAAGGTTATTTCAGAAGGAGCGTATAGAAGCTTATTAATGGATCATCCAAGTGTTTATGGCTACGTCCGAGAATTGGATTCTGAACAAGTTCTTGTATTAAATAATTTTTATGGCGAGTCAACTTCAGTGGATATTCCAATGGAATTTAGCAATCAAGAGAGTCGTTACTTGATTGGAAATGGGAAGAAACGGAAGTTAACAAGTAAGATTCATTTGGAACCTTATGAAACGATTGCGTTTTATATAGAGAAATAA
- the mnmE gene encoding tRNA uridine-5-carboxymethylaminomethyl(34) synthesis GTPase MnmE, with protein MSLEFDTIAAVSTPPGEGAIGIVRLSGDEALAVADKVYQAGKKQLAEVPSHTIHYGHIIDPKNNGVIDEVMVSVMREPKTFTREDVVEINCHGGITSVNQVLQLVLQNGARLAEPGEFTKRAFLNGRIDLSQAEAVMDLIRAKTDKAMYLALQQLDGNLSQLIRNLRSEILDTLAQVEVNIDYPEYDDVETLTSKLLVEKAYQVKASINQLLQTASEGKILREGLATAIIGRPNVGKSSLLNFLLQEDKAIVTEIAGTTRDIIEEYVNVRGVPLKLVDTAGIRETEDIVERIGVERSRQALSEADLVLLVFNQNEPLTNEDRLLIEATNDNHRIVILNKMDLPNQLDLAELESLVDPESIVKTSILTKSGIESLENKIAALFFAGATGERDATYVSNVRHIALLHDAEAALDEVINGIESGMPVDLVQIDMTRCWDLLGEITGDSVQDELLTQLFSQFCLGK; from the coding sequence TTGTCATTAGAATTTGATACAATTGCAGCTGTTTCAACGCCACCAGGTGAAGGTGCGATTGGAATTGTTCGCCTATCAGGCGACGAAGCATTAGCAGTTGCAGATAAAGTTTATCAAGCTGGGAAAAAACAATTAGCGGAAGTGCCGAGTCATACGATTCATTATGGACATATCATTGATCCGAAAAATAATGGTGTCATTGATGAAGTGATGGTTTCCGTTATGCGCGAGCCAAAAACTTTTACTAGAGAAGATGTGGTTGAGATTAATTGTCACGGAGGCATTACGTCAGTCAATCAAGTGTTGCAACTTGTCTTGCAAAATGGCGCTCGTTTGGCAGAACCAGGCGAATTTACGAAACGTGCTTTTCTAAATGGCCGAATCGATTTATCACAGGCAGAGGCCGTGATGGATTTGATACGTGCCAAAACGGATAAAGCGATGTATTTAGCTTTGCAACAGTTAGACGGCAATCTTTCGCAATTAATTCGCAACCTTCGTTCAGAAATTTTAGACACATTAGCGCAAGTAGAAGTGAATATTGATTATCCTGAATATGATGACGTAGAGACTCTGACTTCAAAACTTCTAGTTGAAAAAGCCTATCAAGTAAAGGCAAGCATCAATCAACTTTTACAAACAGCAAGCGAAGGGAAAATCCTTCGAGAGGGATTAGCAACGGCGATTATTGGTCGTCCAAATGTTGGGAAATCAAGCTTGTTGAATTTCCTTTTACAAGAAGACAAGGCAATTGTGACTGAAATTGCTGGGACAACGCGAGATATTATCGAAGAATATGTGAATGTTCGAGGCGTGCCATTAAAACTAGTCGATACTGCCGGAATTCGTGAAACAGAAGACATTGTGGAGCGTATTGGTGTGGAGCGTAGCCGTCAAGCTTTAAGCGAAGCGGACTTAGTCTTACTGGTTTTTAATCAAAATGAACCTTTAACAAATGAAGATCGATTGTTGATTGAAGCGACAAATGACAATCATCGCATCGTCATTTTAAATAAAATGGATTTGCCAAACCAATTGGATTTAGCTGAATTGGAATCATTGGTGGATCCAGAAAGTATTGTTAAAACATCTATTTTAACCAAATCGGGTATTGAAAGCTTAGAAAATAAAATTGCCGCATTGTTCTTTGCAGGAGCAACTGGGGAACGAGATGCTACGTATGTATCCAATGTTCGTCATATTGCTTTACTTCATGACGCAGAAGCAGCATTGGACGAAGTTATCAACGGAATTGAATCTGGCATGCCAGTAGATTTAGTTCAAATTGATATGACTCGTTGTTGGGATTTATTAGGTGAAATTACAGGAGACAGCGTTCAAGATGAATTATTAACGCAGCTCTTTAGTCAATTCTGTTTAGGTAAATAG
- the treR gene encoding trehalose operon repressor, with protein MNKFYEIYLDLEKAILNQTYHAGTLLPSENDLAKVYHVSRETIRKALVLLLENGYIQKKQGKGSIVLNVNRFDFPVSGLTSFKELHDSQNLKSETIVTKNCIEKISKKLANHLKISQDTEIIYVERQRKFNQEVVILDKDYLLTSIIPELPTEAAQNSIYDYIEHTLGLTISFAQKEITVDPATKKDHELMDLNGDTHVVVVRSDVYLEDTTLFQHTESRHRLDRFRFVEFARRRSPM; from the coding sequence ATGAATAAATTTTACGAAATTTATTTAGACTTGGAAAAAGCCATTCTAAATCAAACGTACCATGCAGGCACCCTGCTTCCAAGCGAAAATGATTTAGCAAAAGTCTATCATGTCTCACGAGAAACCATTCGAAAAGCCCTAGTACTACTGTTGGAAAATGGCTATATTCAAAAAAAACAAGGCAAAGGTTCCATTGTTTTAAACGTCAATCGTTTTGATTTTCCGGTTTCTGGTTTAACAAGCTTTAAAGAGCTCCATGATTCACAAAATTTGAAAAGTGAGACCATTGTGACTAAAAATTGTATCGAAAAAATCTCAAAAAAATTAGCGAACCACTTAAAAATTTCTCAAGATACCGAAATTATTTATGTCGAACGTCAACGTAAATTTAATCAAGAAGTGGTAATTTTAGACAAAGATTATTTGCTTACTTCAATTATCCCAGAACTGCCAACAGAGGCTGCTCAAAATTCGATTTACGATTATATTGAACATACCTTGGGATTAACAATCAGCTTTGCTCAAAAAGAAATCACCGTTGATCCGGCAACCAAAAAAGACCACGAATTAATGGACTTAAATGGAGATACTCATGTTGTCGTCGTTCGTAGCGATGTTTATTTAGAAGACACGACTCTCTTCCAGCATACAGAGTCTCGACATCGACTGGATCGTTTTCGTTTTGTTGAATTTGCGAGACGAAGAAGCCCAATGTAA
- a CDS encoding FUSC family protein — protein sequence MGLRTIKTGISVFLCMLIFTIFDRGTPIVATLTAVFALREDMENTRKFGRHRIVGNTFGAIFAVIVILLYEVIGNVVIVQLVCIPLLMMVMITCCSATGHREGVVGACGTFLTIIFMIPENESFGYAMERVLDTFIGTGIALGVNHWVRPRKIKKSD from the coding sequence ATGGGTTTGAGAACAATTAAAACAGGCATCAGTGTTTTTTTATGTATGCTGATTTTCACCATTTTTGATCGAGGAACACCAATAGTTGCCACGTTAACGGCTGTTTTTGCACTTAGAGAAGATATGGAAAATACACGAAAATTCGGTCGTCACCGGATTGTTGGAAATACATTTGGAGCAATTTTTGCAGTAATTGTTATTTTATTATATGAAGTGATTGGAAATGTTGTCATCGTTCAGCTTGTTTGTATCCCACTTTTGATGATGGTGATGATTACGTGCTGTTCAGCTACTGGACATCGTGAAGGTGTAGTAGGAGCTTGCGGCACGTTTTTAACGATCATCTTTATGATTCCTGAAAATGAGTCCTTTGGGTATGCGATGGAACGTGTTTTGGATACTTTTATTGGCACAGGTATTGCATTAGGGGTCAATCATTGGGTTCGACCACGAAAAATCAAAAAAAGCGATTGA
- the mnmG gene encoding tRNA uridine-5-carboxymethylaminomethyl(34) synthesis enzyme MnmG, which translates to MERYEAGTFDVIVVGAGHAGSEAALASARMGASTLLLTINLDMVAFMPCNPSVGGPAKGVVVREIDALGGEMGRNIDKTYIQMRMLNTGKGPAVRALRAQADKFLYANEMKYTIEKTDNLILRQGIAEDLIIENGICEGIVTNTGAIYRSKAVVLTAGTSSRGQIIIGELKYSSGPNNSQPSIKLSESLLRNGFELARFKTGTPPRVKGSTIDYSVTEEQPGDEKPNHFSYKTPDSLYLKDQLSCWLTYSNEKTHEIIQANLHRAPMFTGIVEGVGARYCPSIEDKIVRFSDKPRHQLFLEPEGRNTEEVYVQGLSTSLPEDVQLEMIRSIEGLENAEMMRTGYAIEYDVVVPHQLRPSLETKTVENLFTAGQMNGTSGYEEAAGQGLMAGINAALKIQGKEPFIMKRSDGYIGVMIDDLVTKGTNEPYRLLTSRAEYRLLLRHDNADFRLTEIGHELGLADEERYQTYLIKKAAVEAEIKRLNSVRLKPHAELQAFLVEKGSSPLKDGILAADFLRRPEISYQEVVQFAPAEIAVAKDVAEQVEIQVKYEGYIQKAFEKVAKMKRMESKRIPERIDYEAINGLATEAKQKLIKIQPETIAQASRISGVNPADISILMVYIEQGKIAKVEV; encoded by the coding sequence ATGGAACGATATGAAGCAGGTACATTTGATGTTATCGTAGTTGGAGCAGGACATGCAGGATCAGAAGCGGCGCTAGCAAGCGCACGAATGGGTGCAAGCACACTACTTTTAACCATCAATTTAGATATGGTGGCATTTATGCCATGTAATCCATCCGTTGGAGGTCCAGCAAAAGGCGTTGTAGTTCGTGAAATCGATGCTTTAGGTGGCGAAATGGGACGCAACATTGATAAAACATACATTCAAATGAGAATGTTAAATACAGGGAAAGGCCCTGCCGTGAGAGCTTTGCGGGCACAAGCCGATAAATTTCTTTACGCCAATGAAATGAAATATACAATTGAAAAGACGGACAACTTGATTTTACGTCAAGGAATTGCCGAAGATCTAATTATTGAAAATGGAATTTGTGAAGGAATCGTTACAAATACAGGCGCTATTTACCGTAGTAAAGCTGTGGTATTAACTGCTGGAACTTCTTCAAGAGGACAAATTATTATTGGAGAGTTAAAATATTCTTCTGGTCCAAACAACTCACAACCTTCTATTAAGTTATCTGAAAGCCTATTAAGAAATGGCTTTGAATTGGCCCGTTTTAAAACAGGAACACCGCCACGCGTAAAAGGTTCAACCATTGATTACAGCGTAACGGAAGAACAACCGGGAGATGAAAAACCAAATCATTTCAGCTATAAGACACCCGACAGTCTTTATTTAAAAGATCAATTGTCTTGCTGGTTAACGTATAGCAATGAAAAAACTCACGAAATCATTCAAGCGAATCTACACCGTGCGCCAATGTTTACAGGAATTGTAGAAGGAGTAGGCGCAAGATATTGCCCATCCATTGAAGATAAAATCGTCCGTTTTAGTGACAAACCAAGACATCAACTGTTTTTAGAACCAGAAGGTCGTAATACAGAGGAAGTCTATGTTCAAGGTTTATCTACCTCTTTACCAGAGGATGTTCAATTAGAAATGATCCGTTCAATCGAAGGATTAGAAAATGCAGAAATGATGCGAACAGGTTATGCGATTGAGTATGATGTGGTCGTTCCTCATCAACTGCGCCCCTCTTTAGAAACGAAAACCGTTGAGAATCTCTTTACTGCAGGTCAAATGAATGGAACTTCAGGCTATGAAGAAGCAGCGGGTCAAGGTTTGATGGCTGGGATTAATGCAGCCTTGAAAATTCAAGGAAAAGAACCCTTTATTATGAAGCGTAGCGACGGTTATATTGGCGTTATGATTGATGATCTGGTAACAAAAGGAACCAATGAACCTTACCGTTTATTAACGTCTCGCGCGGAATATCGCTTACTTTTACGTCACGACAATGCGGATTTCCGTTTAACAGAAATCGGACACGAGTTAGGTTTAGCAGACGAAGAACGTTACCAAACTTATTTGATTAAAAAAGCAGCTGTTGAAGCTGAAATCAAACGTTTAAATTCGGTTCGTTTAAAACCGCATGCTGAACTTCAAGCATTTTTAGTTGAAAAAGGTTCTTCCCCATTAAAAGACGGAATTTTGGCAGCAGACTTCTTACGTCGTCCAGAAATCAGTTATCAAGAAGTTGTTCAATTTGCCCCAGCAGAAATCGCCGTAGCAAAAGACGTTGCAGAGCAAGTTGAAATTCAAGTGAAATACGAAGGTTACATTCAAAAAGCCTTTGAAAAAGTGGCGAAAATGAAACGAATGGAATCAAAACGCATTCCAGAACGTATTGATTATGAAGCTATTAACGGCTTAGCAACAGAAGCCAAGCAAAAACTAATCAAAATCCAACCAGAAACCATTGCCCAAGCAAGTCGAATCAGCGGAGTAAATCCAGCCGATATTTCGATTTTGATGGTTTATATTGAGCAAGGTAAGATTGCGAAAGTAGAAGTTTAA
- a CDS encoding Abi family protein — protein sequence MKLDFGQINQLKSYKYQMVEKISSGYKDEIKSKDKLLVDKVKTKSKLKIDEQIRYLNFKGIQFKNIDEKSAQSILSKNTYYYKITSFRKNFEKDSNGKYVNLDFGHLSDLATIDMHFRYLVMKLTLDIEHSIKSNLINAITEGDEDGYSIIVDYDLYQKNLIKQKIMKDGSKTEDAKKQECLDLEERYIAVDKKIMDNSNSKSYYHEDLYQKRGSSPSIWVLIELMTFGQLAQFLKFYTEEKKHNSKSFKNTSEFLYFAKNIRDIAAHSRPILFNIVEVNQFHSELKGGQVYSYNSSKKRNPKLSLKNYAISSGVNRQDAALYLTNFKIHDIISVLYLHHHLIKGSMRTERLKEMTSFCNRCKRNAVTYELHFELKKIFKIYEQVIDYYGKEC from the coding sequence ATGAAACTAGATTTCGGTCAGATTAATCAATTAAAATCTTATAAATACCAAATGGTAGAAAAGATTAGTTCAGGATATAAGGACGAAATAAAAAGTAAGGATAAACTCCTTGTAGATAAAGTAAAAACTAAAAGTAAATTAAAAATAGACGAACAGATTAGATATTTAAATTTTAAGGGTATCCAGTTTAAAAATATTGATGAAAAATCAGCCCAAAGTATTCTGTCAAAAAATACTTATTATTACAAAATCACATCATTTAGAAAAAATTTTGAAAAGGATAGTAATGGAAAGTATGTTAATCTAGATTTTGGACATTTAAGTGACTTAGCAACAATAGATATGCACTTCCGCTATTTAGTTATGAAACTAACTTTAGATATTGAACACTCCATAAAAAGTAACCTTATAAATGCCATCACAGAGGGGGATGAAGATGGATACAGTATCATAGTAGACTATGATTTATATCAAAAAAACCTTATTAAACAAAAAATTATGAAAGATGGATCTAAAACTGAAGATGCAAAAAAACAAGAATGTCTAGATTTGGAAGAACGTTATATTGCTGTTGATAAAAAAATAATGGATAATAGTAATTCAAAAAGTTATTATCATGAGGATTTATATCAAAAAAGAGGTTCATCGCCAAGTATTTGGGTTTTAATTGAGCTTATGACATTTGGGCAGTTGGCGCAATTTTTGAAATTTTATACAGAAGAGAAAAAACACAATAGTAAATCTTTTAAAAATACGAGTGAATTTTTATATTTTGCTAAAAATATAAGAGATATAGCTGCCCATAGTAGGCCAATACTATTTAATATTGTTGAAGTAAATCAATTTCATAGTGAGTTGAAAGGTGGGCAAGTATATTCGTACAATTCTTCAAAAAAAAGAAACCCTAAGTTATCATTGAAGAATTATGCAATTTCTTCAGGTGTTAATAGACAAGATGCAGCTTTATATTTAACTAATTTTAAGATACATGATATTATTTCTGTACTATATTTACATCATCATTTAATTAAAGGTTCTATGAGAACTGAAAGATTGAAAGAAATGACTAGTTTCTGTAATAGATGTAAACGTAATGCAGTTACTTATGAATTGCATTTTGAATTGAAAAAAATATTTAAAATATATGAGCAAGTTATTGACTATTATGGAAAAGAATGTTAA